Proteins encoded within one genomic window of Triticum aestivum cultivar Chinese Spring chromosome 2D, IWGSC CS RefSeq v2.1, whole genome shotgun sequence:
- the LOC123054287 gene encoding probable potassium transporter 11 isoform X2, producing the protein MASLSESEGTNRGGMWELDQNLDQPMDEEATRLKNMYREKKFSSVLMLRLAFQSLGVVFGDLGTSPLYVFYNAFPHGVNDDEDVIGALSLIIYTLTLIPLVKYVFVVLRANDNGQGGTLALYSLLCRHAKISTIPNQHKTDEDLTTYSRQTYEENSLAAKIKRWLETRAYKRNCLLILVLLGTCTAIGDGILTPAISVLSASGGIKVQNPNMSTDIVVLVAVIILIGVFSMQHFGTDKVGWLFAPIVLIWFILIGSVGALNIHKHGSSVLKAYNPVYIYRYFRRNGNSSNTWTVLGGIMLSITGTEALFADLCHFPVLAIQIAFTFIVFPCLLLAYTGQAAYIISNKQHVNDAFYRSIPDAIYWPAFVIATAAAIIASQATISATYSIIKQALALGCFPRVKVVHTSKKFLGQIYIPDINWLLLILCIAVTAGFKNQSQIGNAYGTAVVIVMLVTTFLMVPIMLLVWKSHWILVVTFIVLSLMVELPYFWACILKIDQGGWVPLVIAIAFFIIMYVWHYCTVKRYEFEMHSKVSMAWILGLGPSLGLVRVPGIGFVYTELASGVPHIFSHFITNLPAIHSVVVFVCVKYLPVYTVPVEERFLVRRIGPKNFHIFRCIARYGYKDLHKKDDDFEKMLFDCLTLFIRLESMMDGYSDSDEFSLPEQRTEGSINTAFLADKTVNTMCSNGDLSYSSQDSIVPVQSPLGVNNLLTYSSQTNRTVSNEVEFLNRCRDAGVVHILGNTIVRARRDSGIIKKISVDYLYAFMRRICRENSVMFNIPHESLLNVGQIYYI; encoded by the exons ATGGCGTCGCTGTCCGAAAGCGAGGGGACGAACAGGGGGGGCATGTGGGAGCTGGATCAGAACCTTGATCAGCCCATGGATGAGGAAGCCACCAGACTCAAGAATATGTACCGGGAAAAG AAATTCTCATCAGTTTTGATGCTGCGGCTTGCATTTCAGAGCCTTGGGGTGGTCTTTGGTGACTTGGGCACATCACCGCTCTATGTGTTCTATAATGCCTTTCCTCATGGAGTAAACGACGACGAGGATGTTATTGGAGCTCTTTCCTTGATCATTTACACCCTTACTCTCATCCCTCTTGTGAAGTATGTTTTTGTTGTCTTGCGGGCAAATGACAATGGTCAAG GTGGTACACTTGCTCTGTATTCACTTCTCTGCCGTCATGCAAAGATCAGCACTATACCCAACCAACACAAGACTGATGAGGACTTGACGACATATAGTCGGCAAACTTATGAGGAGAACTCATTGGCAGCAAAAATAAAGAGATGGCTAGAAACACGCGCATATAAAAGAAACTGTCTTCTTATTCTTGTTCTCCTTGGTACTTGTACAGCTATTGGAGATGGAATCCTTACTCCTGCTATATCAG TTCTTTCTGCATCAGGTGGAATAAAAGTTCAAAATCCAAACATGAGTACTG ATATTGTTGTACTTGTTGCCGTGATCATCTTGATTGGAGTATTCAGCATGCAACACTTTGGTACAGACAAAGTTGGATGGCTATTTGCACCTATAGTGCTCATCTGGTTCATTTTAATTGGAAGTGTCGGTGCACTGAACATACACAAGCATGGTAGCTCTGTATTAAAAGCATACAATCCAGTCTATATATACCGTTATTTCCGAAGGAATGGGAATTCTTCTAACACCTGGACTGTTCTTGGAGGAATCATGCTTAGCATCACAG GAACTGAAGCGTTATTTGCGGATCTATGTCATTTTCCTGTTTTGGCCATTCAGATTGCATTCACCTTCATTGTATTCCCATGCCTTCTTCTGGCATACACAGGGCAGGCTGCTTATATAATTTCCAACAAGCAACATGTGAATGACGCCTTCTATCGCTCCATTCCAG ATGCCATATACTGGCCAGCCTTTGTTATAGCAACTGCTGCAGCAATAATTGCAAGTCAAGCCACGATATCTGCTACCTACTCAATAATAAAGCAGGCTCTTGCATTAGGATGTTTCCCCCGCGTGAAGGTAGTCCACACCTCGAAGAAATTTCTCGGGCAGATTTATATCCCTGACATCAACTGGCTCCTCCTTATTCTTTGTATTGCTGTGACTGCTGGATTCAAGAACCAGAGCCAGATAGGAAATGCATACG GCACTGCAGTGGTTATAGTTATGCTAGTGACAACGTTCCTCATGGTACCAATAATGCTGCTGGTGTGGAAGAGTCACTGGATTCTTGTCGTCACCTTTATTGTGCTCTCGTTGATGGTAGAGCTACCATACTTCTGGGCTTGCATATTGAAGATTGACCAGGGCGGTTGGGTCCCGCTTGTCATCGCGATAGCCTTCTTCATCATCATGTATGTGTGGCACTATTGCACTGTAAAGCGGTATGAATTTGAGATGCACAGCAAGGTGTCAATGGCCTGGATTCTTGGCCTCGGTCCGAGCCTTGGTCTAGTCAGGGTTCCAGGGATAGGCTTTGTGTACACTGAGCTGGCAAGTGGCGTACCGCACATCTTCTCCCACTTTATCACCAACTTACCTGCTATCCACTCGGTTGTTGTCTTCGTCTGTGTCAAGTATCTTCCAGTCTACACAGTCCCGGTGGAGGAGCGGTTCCTTGTGAGGAGGATTGGGCCGAAGAACTTCCATATATTCCGGTGCATTGCAAGGTACGGATATAAAGACCTCCACAAGAAAGATGATGACTTTgagaagatgctctttgactgccTCACGTTATTCATCCGACTCGAGAGCATGATGGATGGTTATTCAGATTCCGACGAGTTCAGCTTACCAGAGCAGAGGACTGAAGGATCGATTAACACTGCATTTCTGGCAGACAAAACTGTCAACACAATGTGCTCCAATGGTGACCTTAGCTACTCATCACAGGATTCTATTGTGCCAGTGCAGTCACCCCTCGGGGTAAACAACCTGTTGACGTACTCAAGCCAAACCAACCGTACAGTCAGCAACGAAGTGGAGTTCTTGAACCGGTGCAGGGATGCTGGCGTTGTGCACATCCTAGGGAACACCATTGTGCGCGCTCGGAGAGATTCAGGGATCATCAAGAAGATTTCGGTAGATTACTTGTATGCCTTCATGAGGAGGATCTGCAGGGAGAACAGCGTGATGTTCAATATTCCTCATGAGAGCCTTCTTAATGTTGGGCAAATATACTACATCTGA
- the LOC123054287 gene encoding probable potassium transporter 11 isoform X1, with translation MASLSESEGTNRGGMWELDQNLDQPMDEEATRLKNMYREKKFSSVLMLRLAFQSLGVVFGDLGTSPLYVFYNAFPHGVNDDEDVIGALSLIIYTLTLIPLVKYVFVVLRANDNGQGGTLALYSLLCRHAKISTIPNQHKTDEDLTTYSRQTYEENSLAAKIKRWLETRAYKRNCLLILVLLGTCTAIGDGILTPAISGILHNLFRIHVQHHIFLSKLNISRNLICDLYFTVLSASGGIKVQNPNMSTDIVVLVAVIILIGVFSMQHFGTDKVGWLFAPIVLIWFILIGSVGALNIHKHGSSVLKAYNPVYIYRYFRRNGNSSNTWTVLGGIMLSITGTEALFADLCHFPVLAIQIAFTFIVFPCLLLAYTGQAAYIISNKQHVNDAFYRSIPDAIYWPAFVIATAAAIIASQATISATYSIIKQALALGCFPRVKVVHTSKKFLGQIYIPDINWLLLILCIAVTAGFKNQSQIGNAYGTAVVIVMLVTTFLMVPIMLLVWKSHWILVVTFIVLSLMVELPYFWACILKIDQGGWVPLVIAIAFFIIMYVWHYCTVKRYEFEMHSKVSMAWILGLGPSLGLVRVPGIGFVYTELASGVPHIFSHFITNLPAIHSVVVFVCVKYLPVYTVPVEERFLVRRIGPKNFHIFRCIARYGYKDLHKKDDDFEKMLFDCLTLFIRLESMMDGYSDSDEFSLPEQRTEGSINTAFLADKTVNTMCSNGDLSYSSQDSIVPVQSPLGVNNLLTYSSQTNRTVSNEVEFLNRCRDAGVVHILGNTIVRARRDSGIIKKISVDYLYAFMRRICRENSVMFNIPHESLLNVGQIYYI, from the exons ATGGCGTCGCTGTCCGAAAGCGAGGGGACGAACAGGGGGGGCATGTGGGAGCTGGATCAGAACCTTGATCAGCCCATGGATGAGGAAGCCACCAGACTCAAGAATATGTACCGGGAAAAG AAATTCTCATCAGTTTTGATGCTGCGGCTTGCATTTCAGAGCCTTGGGGTGGTCTTTGGTGACTTGGGCACATCACCGCTCTATGTGTTCTATAATGCCTTTCCTCATGGAGTAAACGACGACGAGGATGTTATTGGAGCTCTTTCCTTGATCATTTACACCCTTACTCTCATCCCTCTTGTGAAGTATGTTTTTGTTGTCTTGCGGGCAAATGACAATGGTCAAG GTGGTACACTTGCTCTGTATTCACTTCTCTGCCGTCATGCAAAGATCAGCACTATACCCAACCAACACAAGACTGATGAGGACTTGACGACATATAGTCGGCAAACTTATGAGGAGAACTCATTGGCAGCAAAAATAAAGAGATGGCTAGAAACACGCGCATATAAAAGAAACTGTCTTCTTATTCTTGTTCTCCTTGGTACTTGTACAGCTATTGGAGATGGAATCCTTACTCCTGCTATATCAGGTATTCTACATAATCTCTTCCGAATTCATGTTCAGCATCATATTTTTCTGAGTAAATTGAACATTTCCAGGAATCTGATTTGTGATTTGTATTTCACAGTTCTTTCTGCATCAGGTGGAATAAAAGTTCAAAATCCAAACATGAGTACTG ATATTGTTGTACTTGTTGCCGTGATCATCTTGATTGGAGTATTCAGCATGCAACACTTTGGTACAGACAAAGTTGGATGGCTATTTGCACCTATAGTGCTCATCTGGTTCATTTTAATTGGAAGTGTCGGTGCACTGAACATACACAAGCATGGTAGCTCTGTATTAAAAGCATACAATCCAGTCTATATATACCGTTATTTCCGAAGGAATGGGAATTCTTCTAACACCTGGACTGTTCTTGGAGGAATCATGCTTAGCATCACAG GAACTGAAGCGTTATTTGCGGATCTATGTCATTTTCCTGTTTTGGCCATTCAGATTGCATTCACCTTCATTGTATTCCCATGCCTTCTTCTGGCATACACAGGGCAGGCTGCTTATATAATTTCCAACAAGCAACATGTGAATGACGCCTTCTATCGCTCCATTCCAG ATGCCATATACTGGCCAGCCTTTGTTATAGCAACTGCTGCAGCAATAATTGCAAGTCAAGCCACGATATCTGCTACCTACTCAATAATAAAGCAGGCTCTTGCATTAGGATGTTTCCCCCGCGTGAAGGTAGTCCACACCTCGAAGAAATTTCTCGGGCAGATTTATATCCCTGACATCAACTGGCTCCTCCTTATTCTTTGTATTGCTGTGACTGCTGGATTCAAGAACCAGAGCCAGATAGGAAATGCATACG GCACTGCAGTGGTTATAGTTATGCTAGTGACAACGTTCCTCATGGTACCAATAATGCTGCTGGTGTGGAAGAGTCACTGGATTCTTGTCGTCACCTTTATTGTGCTCTCGTTGATGGTAGAGCTACCATACTTCTGGGCTTGCATATTGAAGATTGACCAGGGCGGTTGGGTCCCGCTTGTCATCGCGATAGCCTTCTTCATCATCATGTATGTGTGGCACTATTGCACTGTAAAGCGGTATGAATTTGAGATGCACAGCAAGGTGTCAATGGCCTGGATTCTTGGCCTCGGTCCGAGCCTTGGTCTAGTCAGGGTTCCAGGGATAGGCTTTGTGTACACTGAGCTGGCAAGTGGCGTACCGCACATCTTCTCCCACTTTATCACCAACTTACCTGCTATCCACTCGGTTGTTGTCTTCGTCTGTGTCAAGTATCTTCCAGTCTACACAGTCCCGGTGGAGGAGCGGTTCCTTGTGAGGAGGATTGGGCCGAAGAACTTCCATATATTCCGGTGCATTGCAAGGTACGGATATAAAGACCTCCACAAGAAAGATGATGACTTTgagaagatgctctttgactgccTCACGTTATTCATCCGACTCGAGAGCATGATGGATGGTTATTCAGATTCCGACGAGTTCAGCTTACCAGAGCAGAGGACTGAAGGATCGATTAACACTGCATTTCTGGCAGACAAAACTGTCAACACAATGTGCTCCAATGGTGACCTTAGCTACTCATCACAGGATTCTATTGTGCCAGTGCAGTCACCCCTCGGGGTAAACAACCTGTTGACGTACTCAAGCCAAACCAACCGTACAGTCAGCAACGAAGTGGAGTTCTTGAACCGGTGCAGGGATGCTGGCGTTGTGCACATCCTAGGGAACACCATTGTGCGCGCTCGGAGAGATTCAGGGATCATCAAGAAGATTTCGGTAGATTACTTGTATGCCTTCATGAGGAGGATCTGCAGGGAGAACAGCGTGATGTTCAATATTCCTCATGAGAGCCTTCTTAATGTTGGGCAAATATACTACATCTGA